The sequence CCTGCCCCCCGGCTTCCGCTTCCACCCCACCGACGACGAGCTGGTGGAGCACTACCTGTGCCGCAAGGCGGCCGGGCAGCGCCTCCCGGTCCCCATCATCGCCGAGGTCGACCTCTACCGCTTCGACCCGTGGGCGCTCCCCGACCGCGCCCTCTTCGGCACCCGCGAGTGGTACTTCTTCACCCCGCGCGACCGCAAGTACCCCAACGGGTCGCGCCCCAACCGCGCTGCCGGCAACGGCTACTGGAAGGCCACCGGCGCCGACAAGCCCGTCGCGCCCCGCGGAGGGCGCACCATGGGGATCAAGAAGGCGCTGGTGTTTTATGCCGGGAAGGCGCCTAAGGGGGTTAAGACCGACTGGATCATGCATGAGTACCGCCTCGCCGacgccggccgcgccgccgccagcaAGAAGGGCTCGCTCAGGGTACGTGATTTGATCGATTGGTTACTACTCCTGGTTGATTTGGTTCTGATTTTCAGATCCCTGCTgctttgattgattgattgattggttTGGTGCTGATTCTGATCCCGATCTGAATTTGTTTCTTCAGCTGGACGACTGGGTGCTCTGCCGGCTCTACAACAAGAAGAACGAGTGGGAGAAGATGCAGCTCCAGCAGCAGGGGGGAGAGGAGATGATGGTGGAGCCCAAGGCGGAGAACACGGCGTCCGACATGGTGGTCACCTCGCACTCCC comes from Triticum aestivum cultivar Chinese Spring chromosome 5B, IWGSC CS RefSeq v2.1, whole genome shotgun sequence and encodes:
- the LOC100499184 gene encoding NAC domain-containing protein 2; protein product: MGMPAVRRRERDAEAELNLPPGFRFHPTDDELVEHYLCRKAAGQRLPVPIIAEVDLYRFDPWALPDRALFGTREWYFFTPRDRKYPNGSRPNRAAGNGYWKATGADKPVAPRGGRTMGIKKALVFYAGKAPKGVKTDWIMHEYRLADAGRAAASKKGSLRLDDWVLCRLYNKKNEWEKMQLQQQGGEEMMVEPKAENTASDMVVTSHSHSQSQSHSHSWGEARTPESEIVDNDPSLFQQAAAFQAQSPAAAAAHQEMMATLMVPKKEAAEEAGRNDLFVDLSYDDIQSMYNGLDMMPPGDDLLYSSLFASPRLRGSQPGAGGMPAPF